CAAACCTGAGCCCTTCAGCATCCAAAGCACCAGCCTCTGACCCGTGAGCTGAGCGAGAGCTAGCTgtaaggggcaggctgtgggcaGTAGTTGCAGGGGCCAGTCACGAGAGCAAAGCATACGCCCACAGTATACCAGTGTATGGTGCGTgtgaccctgctccccagagggagcagagctcccagctgcattGGGACCCCTGCTGATTTCCTAGAAGCCCTAGTGCATCCTCAGGGACAAGATTTTAGACACTGTGTGCAAAGTACCACTGCCACCCTTGAGCCATGCTGTGTGCACAGGCCCAGAGGGGGTCTGCACATGTAGAAATGCTGCCATTCGTGCAAAACACATGGACGCAGGCATGTAACTGTGTGTGCAAACTGCACAGCTGGGTGTGCAAAGCAGGTGACTGCTTGAGCAAAATCTGCAGTCCTGCACCCCTGTTTTGCACACATAACCACATATTTGCACATGCATTCCCCATTCAGGCTCCTGAGTCttaaaatctggccccagggaTGTGTGGAGAGAGATTCCCCGTGGCAGGAGAGAACTCTAGCAGGAGAGCGTTTGAGTCCAGTGATATCCCTGCCAAAAACAACCGTGCGGAAATAAAACTCTTGTGAGTGAGTGCCAAGCTCTCATCCTGTCTGGTTCAGGGACCTCCATTGTAATGGAAGGTTTCTATGCACATGGTGTCtgggacagtggttctcaatcaggggtatgtgtacccccgaaggtactcagaggtcttccaggggtacatcaactcatctagagatttgtctagttttacaacaggctacataaaaggaCTAGTGAAGTTagtaaaattaaaatttcatacagacaatgacttgtttatactgctctaaatacaatacactgaaatgtaagtatgtggtaaaatgagaaagtcattAAAATTAtgtggtaaaatgagaaagtcagcaatttttcagtaatagtgtgctgtggccccttttttgtgtctgattttgtaagcaagtagtttttaagtgaggtatgTAAGACAAATTTGGGACATCCCTCAACCATGTTGTGTACAGATCGCCCTGCAGAGGCCATCTTGTCAGCCCTTGGGGGGTGATTCTTGGGAGAGGTAGGACAGGGCCGTAAGTGTAAGgccaacagaccccggtcatcggcgagtgggattgaactggggacctctggagcttagtgcatgagcctctaccgcatgagctaaaagccagctggctgttagctaaggctatagagcGTCTCATTTAACTCGCTCTctttctaagtggtcttggtgccactagatggggcagaaccccacacccagaaggtgtgtgggttacacaaggacCATAAAGGTGATTCTTgattgaggctgctggacacagccAGTCCCTGTGGGTCTCTCTGTCTCTTTAGCTTCCAGACGAACACAGTCTGTGCTGCTTAGTGCCACCAGACAGATCTCGTGAAGCTCAGACGAAATGGGAGGGACTTCTGACTGCACCTCCCGCCCTGCATCCCAAGCAGCATAGCATAGCTTTGACAGGCCCTAGGCAGAGAGCTTAGACCTTGTGGGGGGGTGTCCCCCAGAGCTGAGCTCTCTGACACTGCTTCATTGCAAGCATCCTATATTTGCATATACATATGCTAGGCAGGTAATTAGCCATGCCCACCCCCCATACAGCCAGTCATTCTCCCATGTCATTATTTATCCCATGCACGCAGGTGCTGGTTTGCGCGTGCCAGTGTGGGTCTGTGTAGAGCTGGTCAGGTTACTGGTTGCAGAGACACGATGTGTGGAATTTGCCCTTTTCTTTTGGCGAGCTGATTTAACAaatccctgccctctgctccGCTGGTTGGGGTTGTCTGCCTACTCGGCACTGTCTATCTGTGATGTACCACTGGTTGCGTAAGTCACATGGTGCTGTGTTTGCTTCCTCACTGGGCGACCGAGACTTACAAAAAGGAGAAGGAATTGCTGCACTTGTACATGAAGGGCTTGGCGCTGTATAGGGCACAAgatccactccctgccccctgagcccaTGGGTGCAATCAGATCAACACAAGGCTTGTCCAGCTGGGCCTCGGacgggtgtaaatcaggagtaattccactgcgGTCCATGCCACTCTGCGGTACAAACAAGAGGAGGATTGGGCTCAAAGCAGGCTGGCCGGAACCCAGAGAGGGAGCAACCAGGACATGGCCTCTCTGTCCTCTCATGATTCTCTTTGCTCTGTGTGTCCTGTTATCAACTTCCTCCTGGTGGGTGGGCAGCAGGGAATGAACGGGCACTGATAAATTCACCTGGCTGGgaattttctttcattctttctttctttcttatgaaAACTGCACTTCTTGAAATATTGACATTTTTGACAAGAAAATCTcaattttgctgaaactttccaattTGCCttcagaaaaatcaaaataaaataattccttttggaTCAGTTTGATGTTAATCTGTGTCCACCAGAGCCGTTGTGGTGTCTCGTgcctgccacccccccaccccttctctgtgGGTTAAGCTTTCTGGCTGGAGTACATCACCCATGATACATCCTAGCCTCCCTCTGATTGAActgctgtggtgcatcatgggagtcacataaccatggtgcatcatgggaggtgtaGTCCAGTCAAGGAGTTCAGCCAGTAGAGAGGATGGAAGCATGAGGCATTGTGACACCTCAGATAGACAAAGTTTAAGGTCAAATTAAGCTGAAACAAAATGTGGcaacatttctgaatcaaaacttTCCATTTGGCAAAAAAATTTGACACATCAACTTTGTTGTGGCCTGATTCAGAATGAAACAAATGTGGGAATATTGAAGTTTCCTGCAGAATGAAAATTCAGATTTTCGACCCTCTCTGTAAATCCAGGGCCATGCATGCTCATGGTATCTCTGGCATGGCCCTGGCCTCTggcactgcagtatctgagcactgcATGCCCTTGGTCATGAGCAGACTGGGCACTCCTAGGGGAACAGCCTCCCCCAAAACATTCATGTGAATAAGCCTTGTTCTCACCAATTCTGAACCAGGCCGTGGCCGTTTGGAATTCCTCATCACTGTCTCTGCACCATTCGGCCAGCTCCAGTTCTTACCCCAGCACGGACCCTTTTGCACATGTGCCTACTAGACCCCCCCAGCATTGCCAGTCCCGAGCATTGTGGGATCATGAGtcaagcccccaaaatcatgagattggctaaAAATCAGGAGCTTTCAAAAATAGCCTGTCGTGAGCGGGCCTCTCCGGCATGAGACTCAAGGCCCCTTCTCTCTCCCGTTGCAGGGCTGGCTGGCTTCCCCTGAGATGATCTGaagaggagctggagaaggaagaGCTTGTTTAAGATGACACGAACCGACCCACCTGACATACTGGTGTCTACGGTGTATCAAGACCTAGAGGTGACGTGCCCAGCACCCAGGGATTCCATCATCTGCCAGCCACTGGCACAATGTGACACCTTCATGTCTGGATCTCTGCCGCGCGACCTGCAGCCCTTCAACAAGCGCCACTGTAGGAGCTTTGACTTCCTTGAGCCGCTCGACGACCAGCTGGCCCCTGCTCCTGCTATGGAGCGCCCCTGCCGGCACCCAGGCACCCCCGAGCCTTCCTCAGGCTCCGGAGGCAGGAAGGCTCCTCCCAGGTCGGACGTTCAGAACAGCAGGCCTCCCCCTCACGGGAGGGAAGGCCCCAAGGAGCCATTGGCTCGGGCGGAGCCAAAGAGGCGAGCGAGGTCCAAGAGCGCCCCACGGGTGAAATCCACCTTCACTCCTATTCCCATCCAGATGTCGTCCTCGTCTCCCCCTGTGCCGGCCAGGCGGGGACGGGAGGCTGTGCGCCTCTCCAGGGAGCCTGCGAGGACAGAGATGTCCCCGCGCAGGGGGAGCGGATACGCGCCGATGAAGGCCCCAATGAACGAGGTGCACCCCATCAAGCTGCAGCCCCAGCGGAGCAGCACCAGCCGCATCTCCCCACTGTGTGTCAGCAGCAACTGCCCGGAGGAGGCCCCAGGTGGGAGGCCGGCCACAAGCCTGCATGTCAAGTGCCGGATGGACATGAAGCCAGACGAGGCAGTGCTGGTGCACGCGGCACGCAGCCTGAAGGCCCAGAGCAGGAGGGAGGTGCCGTACTGGCCCAGGCTGCCCTGCGCTATCCGGAGCCTGACCATCCCAAGCAGCAGGCAGGTGTCTGTGTCCCGCACTCCCACACCCAGCGACTCCTACAGCggggagcacaggctgccctaCTCCAACGAGTACTATGAAGGTGACCCCCGAGGCCGGGTTTACCAGGCCATGCCCTGCCCACAGGACTATCCTGAGAGGGGCTGTATGACCTTCTCCGCTCCAAATGTGCCCACCAAGTTCTTCTACACAGAGGAGCCAGCCGGGTGCCCTGGCCCTGGCATTCCACTGAAAAGCTCTGGCTACGAGGGGTGCCCTCGCCCATACCCAGGGCGTCACCTCCCTCCACAGCCCTTCTACACAGAGGACCCAGCCAAAGGTAATATCCACACCATCCCACCCAGGACTTTCTACGTGGAAGAAGCTCGGACCTACCCCATCCAGGAAGCCCCTACCCACACCTTCTACAGAGAAGACCCTCAATTCTATGCCTCAAGGGGCATGCCCACCAAACCCCTCTATACAGAGGACCCCAGGGTATACCCCGCTCTGAACACCTCCTCCCGGTTGTTCTACACTGAGGATTATGGCAAATACCATGAGAGAGAATCCATTTCACGGACGTACCCTCATGCCCGTAGCACCCAGCCTTTGCAGTTCAGCGACTGGTACTGCCCAGACCGGGGTGCACTGCCCTACCAGACTTTGCAGATGTCCCGCTTTGCACCTCATCCCTCTGGGCAGGAGGCTTTGCTTTCCTCTTGGCATGCCAGCTACAGCACCAACCAACCCCGCCTAGGCACAGACACCCGGCATTACTCCAAATCCTGGGACAACATCCTGGCACCCAGTGTCCGCAGGGAGGACCCCATGTTCCGCGGGCGCAGCTATGAGAACCTGCTCGCCCGGGAGCAGCACCGTGCCTTATCCCCTGATGACCGGAGGCAGCCCGTGGTTATCAACCTCTCCAGTTCCCCCAAGCGCTATGCAGCGCTCTCCCTCTCGGAGAACTCCATCATGGAGAAGATGCAGGCAGACAGTGGGCGGTGCCCCTTCGGCCGCTCCTGGTTTGTCACCCCAGAAATCACCATCACCGACAATGACATCAAAGCCAATGGTCTGAGCAAGACCGAGAAGCGCTCGGCCAGCTGGGATGTGCTGGATTCCGGGCGGGATGGGCATCGCTCCCGCACCACACACTGCTACTTGGATCCCATTGCCAAAGAGAGCACCCAAAGCAGCTCCGCCCGCCAGCGCAGCCTGGAGCAGCTGGATGAGCTGATCACAGACCTGGTCATCGATTCCAAGCCCCCTCCCAGCCGCCGCCCCAGCAACGGGGACAGCCTGACAGACCAGCTCAAGAGGCTGATCGACAACGGGGCGCCCGGGCCCGCCAGGAAGCTGGAGGCCAGGAAGCCGCTGCCTTTATtggtgggggagcccaggcccaccaaGGAGCAGCCGGGCCCGAGTTCCTTCCACAGAGACGTACGCAAGGAGCAGGGTGGCCGCTCACTTGCCATGTCTGTCTCCAGCAGCAGCTTTGAGAAGCAGCAGGATGACTGCTCCCCGGAGCTGAGCGCGGATGAGGACGACATGATGATGTGCTCAAACGCCAAGTGCAGGCGCACGGAGACCATGTTCAACGCCTGCCTCTACTTCAAGTCCTGCCACAGCTGCTATACTTACTACTGCTCCCGGAGCTGCCGCCGCGAGGACTGGGACATCCACAAGGAGAGCTGTGTCTACGGGCGTATCGGGAGCATCTGCCGGCACGCTCTGCAGTTCTGCCGGGAGAATGCCGAGGTGCACAAGGCCTTCTCGCGCATTGCCAAGGTGGGGTACCTGTCCCGGGGGCGAGGGGTGCTGTTTCTGGGCTTCCCCAGCTCAGGCTCAGCTGAGAACTTCCTCCAGTTTGGCTTGGAGAGCCTGCTGATGTCCCCCACCTACCTGTCCCTGCGGGAGCTGGAGGGCTACGCAGAGAGCCTGGGGGATTATGCCCGGGAGTTGGGGGTGGCTGGCATCCAGTATGACCCTGAGGAATGTTTCCTCTTGAATGTAACAGTGGCTGTTGGACAAAAAGTGCCTGTGAGGCCATCCCCCAAGGTCCAGGTGCCGACCGTCAGGAAATACGCCAAGGTGGCCTTAGCCTCCTCCAGCCCCGAGAAGCAGATCTTGAAGAAGGAGCGGGACATGGAGACCTTGATCCTGACCCCCCCGCCGGGCACGGCGGACATCGacaaggagggggaggaagggcggAAGGCCCGGGAGGTCTGCTTCATCAACATCCAGCGGGAGCTGCGGATCCGAGGCGTCTTCCTGCGCCATGAGTTCCCCAAGATCTACGAGCAGCTGTGCGACTTCGTGGAGAGTAACAAGAGGTTCACGCCCACCACCATCTACCCCACTGACAGGCGGACCGGAAAGCAGTTCATGTGTATGATCATGGCCGCCTCTGAGCCACGGACCCTGGACTGGGTCGCCAGCCCCAACCTCCTGGACGACCTCATGTGACC
The DNA window shown above is from Lepidochelys kempii isolate rLepKem1 chromosome 16, rLepKem1.hap2, whole genome shotgun sequence and carries:
- the AJM1 gene encoding apical junction component 1 homolog — protein: MTRTDPPDILVSTVYQDLEVTCPAPRDSIICQPLAQCDTFMSGSLPRDLQPFNKRHCRSFDFLEPLDDQLAPAPAMERPCRHPGTPEPSSGSGGRKAPPRSDVQNSRPPPHGREGPKEPLARAEPKRRARSKSAPRVKSTFTPIPIQMSSSSPPVPARRGREAVRLSREPARTEMSPRRGSGYAPMKAPMNEVHPIKLQPQRSSTSRISPLCVSSNCPEEAPGGRPATSLHVKCRMDMKPDEAVLVHAARSLKAQSRREVPYWPRLPCAIRSLTIPSSRQVSVSRTPTPSDSYSGEHRLPYSNEYYEGDPRGRVYQAMPCPQDYPERGCMTFSAPNVPTKFFYTEEPAGCPGPGIPLKSSGYEGCPRPYPGRHLPPQPFYTEDPAKGNIHTIPPRTFYVEEARTYPIQEAPTHTFYREDPQFYASRGMPTKPLYTEDPRVYPALNTSSRLFYTEDYGKYHERESISRTYPHARSTQPLQFSDWYCPDRGALPYQTLQMSRFAPHPSGQEALLSSWHASYSTNQPRLGTDTRHYSKSWDNILAPSVRREDPMFRGRSYENLLAREQHRALSPDDRRQPVVINLSSSPKRYAALSLSENSIMEKMQADSGRCPFGRSWFVTPEITITDNDIKANGLSKTEKRSASWDVLDSGRDGHRSRTTHCYLDPIAKESTQSSSARQRSLEQLDELITDLVIDSKPPPSRRPSNGDSLTDQLKRLIDNGAPGPARKLEARKPLPLLVGEPRPTKEQPGPSSFHRDVRKEQGGRSLAMSVSSSSFEKQQDDCSPELSADEDDMMMCSNAKCRRTETMFNACLYFKSCHSCYTYYCSRSCRREDWDIHKESCVYGRIGSICRHALQFCRENAEVHKAFSRIAKVGYLSRGRGVLFLGFPSSGSAENFLQFGLESLLMSPTYLSLRELEGYAESLGDYARELGVAGIQYDPEECFLLNVTVAVGQKVPVRPSPKVQVPTVRKYAKVALASSSPEKQILKKERDMETLILTPPPGTADIDKEGEEGRKAREVCFINIQRELRIRGVFLRHEFPKIYEQLCDFVESNKRFTPTTIYPTDRRTGKQFMCMIMAASEPRTLDWVASPNLLDDLM